From a single Dysidea avara chromosome 14, odDysAvar1.4, whole genome shotgun sequence genomic region:
- the LOC136244550 gene encoding uncharacterized protein isoform X1 — MDGRDDTKLKEKRLKEKRRVIRINEAYKKLYAAMNLNGAAKRKISRNALLRATLDYITTLQSRGTDTVQNSPASTVAASVMTAAHSSSAPSPHAPWPQFMSPDQLYVNHSQRCVVWPVTEWPQPPLPPHVDTSPITTPHWLSLPAPPAALPTMRQQYRHVRGEWMGTPPQENGGSSGVQELYQPYIRESISQPHGEWQEIPRPSKMMTMNSCSCPWSRPATPYHTN; from the exons ATGGACGGAAGGGATGATACAAAACTGAAAGAAAAGCGCCTCAAGGAGAAGCGGCGCGTTATCAGAATAAATGAGGCATACAAAAAGTTGTATGCCGCTATGAACTTGAATGGCGCGGCCAAAAGGAAGATTAGCAGGAACGCTCTGCTCCGAGCTACCCTAGACTACATCACAACACTTCAGTCACGCGGTACTGATACA GTCCAGAATAGTCCTGCGTCTACTGTGGCAGCTTCAGTTATGACAGCAGCACATTCCAGCAGTGCCCCGTCTCCCCATGCCCCTTGGCCACAGTTTATGAGTCCAGACCAACTTTATGTAAACCACAGCCAACGATGTGTGGTTTGGCCTGTGACTGAGTGGCCACAG CCACCACTGCCACCACACGTAGATACTAGCCCCATTACTACCCCACACTGGCTGAGTTTACCTGCACCACCAGCAGCACTGCCAACAATGAGGCAACAATATCGTCATGTGCGAGGGGAGTGGATGGGCACCCCACCCCAG GAGAATGGCGGCAGTAGTGGAGTGCAGGAGCTGTATCAGCCATACATCAGGGAGTCAATTAGTCAACCACATGGAGAGTGGCAGGAGATTCCtcgt CCATCCAAGATGATGACAATGAACAGTTGTTCGTGTCCATGGAGTCGACCTGCTACCCCGTACCACACCAACTGA